One Alkalinema sp. FACHB-956 genomic region harbors:
- a CDS encoding helix-turn-helix domain-containing protein, giving the protein MVTQRDLAVQLGVTETTIQNWEHGKVGAIQFQRIIQLCELLNCQIEDLITPLPDDEPLIYFDESDRPQWRTHIKALREQQRMTQRVLAYKLGITEMTLKSWENHHTCAELIARMIKLCRILRCQITDLVEIKSGTKMKKP; this is encoded by the coding sequence GTGGTGACTCAGCGAGATCTAGCGGTGCAACTCGGCGTAACCGAAACCACGATTCAGAATTGGGAACATGGCAAAGTCGGAGCCATTCAGTTCCAGCGCATCATTCAGCTCTGTGAGCTATTGAACTGTCAAATCGAAGACCTGATCACCCCCCTGCCAGACGATGAACCCCTGATCTACTTCGATGAGAGCGATCGACCGCAATGGAGAACCCACATCAAAGCGCTCCGCGAACAACAACGCATGACCCAAAGAGTCCTCGCTTACAAACTAGGCATCACTGAGATGACTCTCAAATCCTGGGAAAACCATCACACTTGTGCCGAATTAATTGCCAGGATGATTAAGTTATGCCGAATTTTGCGCTGCCAAATTACAGACTTAGTAGAAATCAAATCGGGAACG